A window of Patescibacteria group bacterium contains these coding sequences:
- a CDS encoding type II secretion system protein produces MHLQQKLSHRLNFKIVYLKYSNNKGFTLIELLVVIAIIGILSSVVLASLNTARTKAKDAKRLSDMKQIQLALEFYYDSNNQYPGPVSSYGEGSTCGGWDTSRLDSDGDGRPFIEPLIDGKFFSIVPTDPLDSSGTSCGGYDYYRYSAGSYGCDSSKGAFFVLGVRNMESSDRPHPSSPGWSCPSRDWQVEFDWVIGKFTS; encoded by the coding sequence ATGCACCTCCAGCAGAAGTTGTCCCACCGGCTGAATTTTAAAATTGTGTATTTAAAATATAGCAACAATAAAGGATTTACACTTATTGAGCTTCTTGTGGTTATTGCAATCATTGGAATTCTTTCCTCTGTAGTTTTGGCAAGTTTGAACACCGCAAGAACAAAAGCAAAAGACGCTAAAAGATTGTCAGACATGAAACAAATCCAACTCGCTTTGGAATTTTATTATGATTCTAATAACCAATATCCTGGACCAGTTTCAAGTTATGGTGAGGGTTCAACTTGCGGCGGATGGGATACTTCCAGATTAGATAGTGACGGGGATGGGCGTCCTTTTATTGAGCCGCTTATTGATGGGAAATTTTTCTCTATTGTTCCGACAGACCCACTCGATTCTTCTGGAACATCTTGCGGTGGTTATGATTATTATCGTTATAGCGCAGGAAGCTATGGTTGTGATTCCTCAAAAGGTGCTTTCTTCGTGCTCGGTGTTAGAAACATGGAGAGTAGCGATAGACCGCATCCTTCAAGTCCTGGTTGGAGTTGTCCATCTAGAGATTGGCAGGTTGAGTTTGATTGGGTGATTGGCAAGTTTACCAGCTAG